A genomic stretch from Achromobacter spanius includes:
- the purH gene encoding bifunctional phosphoribosylaminoimidazolecarboxamide formyltransferase/IMP cyclohydrolase, whose translation MKIETALLSVSDKTGIVEFARALAARGVRLLSTGGTAKLLADAGLTVTEVAAHTGSPEILDGRVKTLHPKIHGGLLARRDSAEHMDTIKAAGIDRIDMLVVNLYPFRETVAKPDCTFADAVENIDIGGPAMLRAAAKNHGTEAGGVTVVIDPVDYSRVLTEMDKNGSTSYGLRLALASKVYAHTAAYDGAIAAYLTSLAEAEPAQEAVPARNEWPGTLTLQVKQEQALRYGENPHQTAAFYVDAQRPAGLLGNYRQLQGKELSYNNIADADAAWECARSFDAPACVIVKHANPCGVAVAADTLGAYQQAFKTDPTSAFGGIIAFNRPVDAATAEAVSGQFMEVLLAPAYDGAALAILAAKKNVRVLEVPMGVGQNAFDIKRVGGGWLVQSPDAYNVPRDALKVVSKRQPTEQEMNDLAFAWKVAKYVKSNAIVFVGGGMTLGVGAGQMSRIDSARIASIKAENAGLTLQGSAVASDAFFPFRDGLDVVVAAGATCVIQPGGSMRDDEVIAAADEHGIAMVLTGTRHFRH comes from the coding sequence ATGAAAATCGAAACCGCCCTGCTTTCGGTGTCCGACAAGACCGGCATCGTTGAATTTGCCCGCGCCCTGGCCGCGCGTGGCGTGCGCCTGCTGTCAACCGGCGGCACCGCCAAGTTGCTGGCCGACGCCGGCCTGACCGTCACCGAAGTGGCCGCCCACACCGGTTCGCCGGAAATCCTGGATGGCCGCGTCAAGACGCTGCACCCCAAGATTCACGGCGGCCTCCTGGCCCGTCGCGACAGCGCCGAGCACATGGACACCATCAAGGCAGCGGGCATCGATCGCATCGACATGCTGGTGGTCAACCTGTACCCGTTCCGTGAAACGGTGGCCAAGCCTGATTGCACGTTTGCCGACGCGGTCGAGAACATCGACATCGGCGGCCCGGCCATGCTGCGCGCGGCCGCCAAGAACCACGGCACCGAAGCGGGGGGCGTGACGGTCGTGATCGACCCGGTGGACTATTCGCGCGTGCTGACCGAAATGGACAAGAACGGCAGCACGTCCTATGGCCTGCGCCTGGCGCTGGCCTCGAAGGTTTACGCCCACACGGCCGCCTACGACGGTGCCATCGCCGCCTACCTGACCAGCCTCGCCGAAGCCGAGCCGGCCCAGGAAGCCGTGCCGGCCCGTAACGAATGGCCCGGCACGCTGACCTTGCAGGTCAAGCAAGAGCAAGCGCTGCGTTATGGCGAAAACCCCCACCAGACCGCCGCCTTCTATGTGGACGCGCAGCGTCCGGCCGGCCTGTTGGGCAACTACCGCCAACTGCAGGGCAAGGAACTGTCCTACAACAACATCGCCGACGCCGACGCCGCATGGGAATGCGCGCGCAGCTTCGACGCGCCCGCCTGCGTCATCGTCAAGCACGCCAACCCCTGCGGCGTGGCCGTGGCAGCCGACACGCTGGGCGCCTACCAGCAAGCGTTCAAGACCGACCCGACGTCCGCGTTCGGCGGCATCATCGCCTTCAACCGCCCGGTGGACGCGGCCACGGCCGAAGCCGTCAGCGGCCAGTTCATGGAAGTGCTGCTGGCCCCGGCCTATGACGGCGCCGCGCTGGCCATCCTGGCCGCCAAGAAGAACGTGCGCGTGCTGGAAGTGCCGATGGGCGTGGGCCAGAACGCCTTCGACATCAAGCGCGTGGGTGGCGGCTGGCTGGTGCAAAGCCCGGACGCCTACAACGTGCCGCGCGATGCCCTGAAGGTGGTCAGCAAGCGCCAGCCCACCGAGCAGGAAATGAACGACCTGGCTTTCGCCTGGAAGGTTGCCAAATACGTCAAGTCCAACGCCATCGTCTTCGTGGGCGGCGGCATGACCTTGGGCGTGGGCGCCGGCCAGATGAGCCGCATCGACTCGGCGCGCATTGCGTCGATCAAGGCGGAAAACGCCGGCCTGACGCTGCAAGGCTCGGCCGTGGCGTCGGACGCTTTCTTCCCGTTCCGCGATGGCCTGGACGTGGTGGTGGCGGCGGGCGCGACCTGCGTCATCCAGCCCGGCGGCAGCATGCGTGACGATGAAGTCATCGCGGCGGCCGACGAGCACGGCATCGCCATGGTGCTGACCGGCACCCGCCACTTCCGCCACTGA
- a CDS encoding sodium:calcium antiporter, which produces MLLTLFLFFLSAAVIYFACEFFVNGVEWVGHRFHLGATATGTILAAFGTALPESAVTFMAVVFGDTPEQKDIGVGAAMGGPLVLATLAYAVVGIALWRARRGGQPEKANCINADQRRLARDQAWFMGIFLFKVGLGLLAFAWKPWLGILFLATYGMYVWRELSHDEARADCEDLEPLKLRPSDTDPSMFWAATQTILALVVIAGASHVFVNQIELLGIAMGASPHVAALLLAPVATELPEIMNALIWVRQGKERLALGNISGAMMIQATIPSSLGIFMTPWLLDAPLLAAGLFTMLSIGLLWLRFRRSAMTVPALSAVGGFYALFATYLVWHFYA; this is translated from the coding sequence ATGTTGCTCACCCTGTTTCTGTTTTTCCTGTCCGCGGCAGTGATTTACTTCGCCTGCGAATTCTTCGTCAATGGCGTGGAATGGGTCGGACACCGCTTCCACCTGGGCGCCACCGCCACCGGCACGATTCTGGCGGCCTTTGGCACGGCGTTGCCGGAAAGCGCGGTCACCTTCATGGCGGTCGTGTTCGGCGACACCCCTGAACAGAAAGACATCGGCGTCGGCGCGGCCATGGGCGGCCCGCTGGTGTTGGCCACCTTGGCGTACGCGGTGGTGGGTATTGCCCTGTGGCGCGCGCGCCGCGGCGGCCAGCCGGAAAAAGCCAACTGTATCAACGCGGACCAGCGCCGGTTGGCCCGCGACCAGGCCTGGTTCATGGGCATCTTCCTCTTCAAGGTGGGCCTGGGCCTGCTGGCCTTTGCGTGGAAGCCCTGGTTGGGCATCCTGTTCCTGGCCACCTACGGCATGTACGTCTGGCGCGAACTCAGCCATGACGAGGCGCGCGCCGACTGCGAAGACCTTGAGCCGCTCAAGCTGCGCCCCAGCGATACCGATCCGTCCATGTTCTGGGCCGCCACGCAAACCATCCTGGCGTTGGTCGTGATTGCCGGCGCCTCGCACGTGTTCGTGAACCAGATTGAGCTGCTGGGCATCGCCATGGGTGCGTCGCCACACGTGGCCGCCTTGCTGCTGGCGCCGGTTGCCACGGAGCTGCCCGAAATCATGAATGCGCTGATCTGGGTGCGCCAAGGCAAGGAACGCCTGGCACTGGGCAATATCTCGGGCGCGATGATGATCCAGGCGACCATTCCCAGTTCCTTGGGGATCTTCATGACGCCCTGGTTGCTGGATGCACCGCTACTGGCGGCCGGCCTGTTCACCATGTTGTCGATCGGCCTGCTGTGGCTGCGCTTCCGCCGCTCAGCGATGACCGTGCCGGCACTGTCGGCCGTGGGCGGTTTCTATGCATTGTTCGCCACCTATCTGGTTTGGCATTTCTACGCCTGA
- the dusB gene encoding tRNA dihydrouridine synthase DusB gives MRIGQWTLPNNVLVAPMAGVTDRPFRQLCKKLGAGYAVSEMAASNPKLWDSVKTSRRLNHDGEIAPISVQIAGADPAMMAEAAVFNAGKGARIIDINMGCPVKKVCNVASGSALLRHEDLIVRILDAVVSACAPLGVPVTLKTRTGWDRDSRNALRVAKLAENAGIAALTLHGRTRADLYTGEAEYDTIRAVKAELTIPVIANGDIDSPEKAKHVLDYTGADAVMIGRAAQGRPWIFREIDHYLRTGVSLAPPSHGEMRELLLEHLDDHYRFYGEHTGVRTARKHIGWYLDGLPGADSFCARMNLIDNTRDQWRAVSDWFDTLSRDGEPHPAPVAEALLAA, from the coding sequence ATGCGCATAGGCCAGTGGACCCTTCCCAACAACGTTCTAGTCGCGCCCATGGCGGGCGTGACGGACCGTCCGTTCCGTCAACTTTGCAAGAAGTTGGGGGCGGGCTATGCCGTGTCCGAAATGGCCGCCAGCAACCCCAAGCTGTGGGACAGCGTCAAAACGTCGCGCCGTCTGAACCACGACGGCGAAATTGCCCCCATTTCGGTCCAGATCGCGGGCGCCGACCCCGCCATGATGGCCGAGGCCGCCGTTTTCAATGCCGGCAAGGGCGCGCGCATCATCGACATCAACATGGGTTGCCCGGTCAAGAAAGTGTGCAACGTGGCGTCGGGGTCGGCGCTGCTGCGCCATGAAGACCTGATCGTCCGCATTCTGGACGCCGTGGTGTCGGCCTGCGCGCCGCTGGGCGTGCCGGTCACCCTGAAGACCCGCACGGGTTGGGACCGAGACAGCCGCAACGCCTTGCGCGTGGCCAAGCTGGCCGAAAATGCCGGCATCGCGGCCCTGACGCTGCACGGCCGCACCCGCGCCGACCTCTATACGGGCGAGGCGGAATATGACACTATCCGCGCCGTCAAGGCCGAGCTGACCATCCCCGTGATCGCAAACGGAGATATCGACTCTCCTGAAAAAGCCAAGCACGTCCTGGATTACACTGGCGCCGACGCGGTCATGATTGGCCGGGCGGCACAGGGCCGTCCCTGGATCTTCCGCGAAATCGATCACTATTTGCGCACGGGCGTATCACTGGCCCCGCCCTCCCATGGGGAAATGCGCGAGCTGTTGCTTGAACATCTCGACGACCACTACCGCTTCTATGGCGAGCACACCGGCGTACGCACGGCGCGCAAGCATATCGGCTGGTACCTGGACGGCCTGCCGGGCGCGGATTCGTTCTGCGCCCGCATGAACCTGATCGACAATACCCGCGACCAGTGGCGGGCGGTGTCGGATTGGTTCGACACCCTCTCGCGCGACGGCGAGCCCCACCCGGCGCCGGTCGCAGAAGCCCTGCTGGCGGCATGA
- a CDS encoding aminopeptidase P N-terminal domain-containing protein, whose translation MSLPSADIAPFVARRQRLMERMRADGGGIAILPTAPEAIRNRDAEFPYRHDSDFFYLTGFTEPGAWLVLIAGATDRALLFCRPRHVEHEIWEGKRFGPEAAAEYFGFDDAHPIDALEELIPKLMQDQPTLYAPLAGDKRSDGRLHRWLAAARDAGRAGHAPPARQQDIRAWLAEMRLIKDPTEIATMRRAAKISAGAHARAMRVTRPGMHEYELEAELLYEFRRHGAQAVAYNSIVAAGANACVLHYPAGEAVLRDGDLVLIDAGCEVDSYASDITRTFPVNGRYSGPQRALYDLTVAAQQAAAAATAPGRTFNDGHEAALRVLAQGMLDLKLLKGSLDGVLESGDYSRFYMHRTGHWLGLDVHDAGDYRQPGPAQGGDRPWRKLERGMMLTIEPGIYVRPADDVPESYWNIGIRTEDDALVTDEGCELITRGVPVEATEIEALMRE comes from the coding sequence ATGAGCCTGCCTTCCGCCGACATCGCCCCGTTCGTCGCCCGCCGCCAACGCCTGATGGAACGGATGCGCGCCGATGGCGGCGGCATCGCCATCCTGCCGACCGCCCCCGAAGCCATCCGCAACCGCGACGCCGAATTTCCGTACCGCCACGACAGCGATTTTTTCTACCTCACCGGCTTTACCGAACCCGGGGCCTGGCTGGTGCTGATCGCGGGCGCCACGGACCGCGCATTGCTGTTCTGCCGGCCGCGCCATGTTGAACATGAAATCTGGGAAGGCAAGCGGTTCGGCCCCGAGGCGGCGGCCGAGTACTTCGGCTTTGACGATGCCCATCCGATCGATGCGCTGGAGGAGTTGATTCCCAAACTGATGCAGGACCAGCCCACGCTTTATGCGCCGCTGGCGGGCGACAAGCGCAGTGACGGGCGCCTGCACCGCTGGCTGGCCGCCGCGCGCGACGCAGGCCGCGCGGGCCACGCGCCGCCCGCCCGCCAACAGGACATCCGCGCCTGGTTGGCGGAAATGCGCCTGATCAAGGACCCGACCGAAATCGCCACCATGCGGCGCGCCGCCAAGATATCGGCCGGTGCCCACGCGCGCGCCATGCGGGTCACCCGCCCCGGCATGCACGAGTACGAGCTTGAAGCGGAATTGCTGTACGAATTCCGCCGCCACGGCGCGCAAGCCGTGGCCTACAACAGCATCGTGGCCGCGGGCGCCAATGCCTGCGTGCTGCACTACCCGGCCGGCGAAGCCGTGCTGCGCGATGGGGACCTGGTCCTGATCGATGCAGGCTGCGAAGTCGACAGCTACGCCAGCGACATCACCCGGACCTTCCCCGTGAACGGACGCTACAGCGGCCCGCAGCGCGCGCTGTATGACCTGACGGTAGCGGCCCAGCAAGCCGCCGCGGCCGCGACAGCCCCCGGACGCACGTTCAATGATGGCCACGAAGCCGCCTTGCGCGTGCTGGCGCAAGGCATGCTGGATTTGAAATTACTGAAAGGGTCGCTGGATGGCGTGCTGGAATCCGGCGACTACAGCCGCTTCTACATGCATCGCACCGGCCATTGGCTGGGCCTGGACGTCCATGACGCGGGCGACTACCGACAGCCCGGCCCCGCGCAAGGCGGCGATCGGCCGTGGCGCAAGCTGGAACGCGGCATGATGCTGACGATTGAACCGGGCATCTACGTGCGTCCGGCGGACGACGTGCCGGAAAGCTACTGGAACATCGGTATCCGCACGGAAGACGATGCCCTGGTCACGGACGAAGGCTGCGAACTGATCACGCGCGGCGTGCCGGTGGAGGCCACCGAGATCGAAGCATTGATGCGCGAATAG
- the mgtA gene encoding magnesium-translocating P-type ATPase, protein MFTFLKSFFSSASGRRRASRHFRRTPILEQGGQDGAVSTSSETSRRANRHMLERSHMGLDALFSQLASGRGGLSEAQAQAARERHGANEVDHEKPLSWVSHLWLSYRNPFNLLLTVLAGLSWLTDVRMAEPDDKSWTAVAIIGSMVVISTVLRFAQELRSNRAAEALKAMVQNTATVLRVNAEAPAAGNARRLFGAPLHDSGSHQMEVPLAELVPGDVVLLSAGDMIPADCRILNAKDLFVAQAALTGESLPVEKHAVQRVETENALELENMAFMGTNVVSGSGSALVIATGANTYFGQLAGRVTQASRAPTQFQQGINRVSWVLIRFMLVMAPIVLLINGFTKGDWLEALLFALAIAVGLTPEMLPMIVTATLAKGALRMSRRKVVVKRLDAIQNLGAMNVLCTDKTGTLTQDRIVLERHTDVYGASSDDVLAYAYLNSYYQTGLKNLLDVAVLQHAEVKRSLNLAARYRKVDEIPFDFSRRRMSVVVNETENGRDHHELICKGALEEMLLACTRLRVGDTVLPLTDARRADIRRVTAELNRDGLRVIAVGVKEMPPTQLTYGVADESDLVLVGYMAFLDPPKESTGPALAALKASGIEVKVLTGDVELVTQKVCREVGFDVRHVYLGADIEAMDDAQLAVAVRRANVFARLTPAHKERIVRSLRAQGDTVGFMGDGINDAPALRAADVGISVDSAVDISKEAADIILLEKSLMVLEDGVIEGRKTFCNMLKYLKMTASSNFGNVFSVLVASAFLPFLPMLPIHLLLQNLMYDISQTAIPFDNVDEELLKKPQQWDADGLGRFMVFFGPISSLFDIAMFAIMWFVFQANAPEHQTLFQSGWFVEGLLSQTLIVHMIRTRRIPFLQSRAAWPLLAMTGMVVVLGLALPFSPLAEYFQLQALPWAYFPWLVGVLLSYCVLTQFLKGIWVRRYGWQ, encoded by the coding sequence ATGTTTACCTTCCTGAAATCTTTCTTTTCGTCCGCCTCGGGCCGGCGGCGCGCAAGCCGGCATTTCCGCCGCACTCCCATTCTTGAACAGGGCGGCCAAGACGGCGCCGTGTCGACGTCTTCCGAGACCTCGCGCCGCGCCAACCGCCATATGCTGGAACGGTCTCACATGGGCCTGGATGCCTTGTTCTCGCAGCTGGCCAGCGGCAGGGGCGGCCTGTCGGAAGCCCAGGCGCAAGCGGCGCGCGAACGCCATGGCGCCAACGAGGTCGACCACGAAAAGCCGCTTTCCTGGGTTTCCCACCTGTGGCTTTCCTACCGCAATCCCTTCAACCTGCTGCTGACGGTATTGGCCGGCCTGTCGTGGCTGACCGATGTGCGCATGGCCGAGCCTGACGACAAATCGTGGACGGCGGTGGCAATCATCGGGTCCATGGTGGTGATTTCCACCGTGCTGCGCTTTGCTCAGGAATTGCGCTCGAACCGCGCGGCCGAAGCGCTGAAAGCCATGGTGCAGAACACCGCCACCGTACTGCGCGTGAACGCCGAGGCGCCGGCTGCCGGCAACGCCAGGCGATTGTTCGGCGCCCCCTTGCACGACTCGGGCTCGCATCAGATGGAAGTGCCGCTGGCCGAGCTGGTGCCGGGCGATGTGGTTCTGCTGTCCGCGGGCGACATGATTCCCGCCGACTGCCGGATCCTGAACGCCAAAGACCTGTTCGTCGCCCAAGCGGCGTTGACGGGCGAGTCGCTGCCGGTTGAAAAGCATGCCGTTCAGCGCGTAGAGACCGAAAACGCGCTCGAGCTGGAAAACATGGCGTTCATGGGCACCAACGTGGTCAGCGGATCAGGCAGCGCCTTGGTCATCGCGACGGGCGCCAATACCTATTTCGGCCAGTTGGCCGGCCGGGTGACGCAAGCCAGCCGTGCGCCGACGCAGTTTCAGCAAGGCATCAACCGCGTCAGCTGGGTGCTGATCCGCTTCATGCTGGTGATGGCGCCCATCGTGTTGCTCATCAACGGTTTCACCAAGGGAGACTGGCTGGAGGCGCTGCTGTTTGCGCTGGCCATTGCCGTGGGCTTGACGCCTGAAATGCTGCCGATGATCGTCACGGCCACGCTGGCCAAGGGCGCCTTGCGCATGTCGCGCCGTAAAGTCGTGGTCAAGCGGCTGGACGCCATCCAGAACCTGGGCGCGATGAATGTGCTGTGCACGGACAAGACCGGCACGCTGACGCAAGACCGCATCGTGCTGGAACGCCATACCGACGTCTACGGAGCCAGCAGCGACGATGTATTGGCCTACGCCTATCTGAACAGCTACTACCAGACCGGCCTGAAGAATCTGCTGGACGTGGCGGTGCTGCAGCACGCGGAGGTCAAACGCAGCCTGAACCTGGCGGCAAGGTATCGCAAGGTCGACGAAATTCCCTTTGATTTCTCGCGTCGCCGGATGTCCGTCGTGGTCAATGAAACCGAGAACGGCCGCGACCATCACGAACTGATCTGCAAGGGCGCGCTGGAAGAAATGCTGCTTGCCTGCACGCGGCTGCGCGTGGGCGACACGGTGCTTCCGTTGACGGATGCGCGGCGCGCGGATATCCGGCGCGTGACGGCGGAACTCAACCGCGATGGACTGCGCGTGATCGCGGTGGGCGTCAAGGAAATGCCGCCCACGCAGTTGACCTATGGCGTGGCGGACGAATCTGACCTGGTGCTGGTGGGCTACATGGCCTTCCTGGATCCGCCAAAAGAATCGACCGGCCCGGCCCTGGCGGCGCTGAAAGCATCGGGCATCGAGGTCAAGGTATTGACCGGTGATGTGGAGCTGGTCACGCAGAAGGTCTGCCGCGAAGTGGGTTTCGACGTGCGCCACGTCTATCTTGGCGCGGACATCGAGGCAATGGACGACGCGCAATTGGCCGTTGCCGTGCGCCGTGCCAACGTGTTCGCCCGGCTGACGCCCGCGCACAAAGAGCGCATCGTGCGCAGCCTGCGCGCGCAGGGTGATACGGTGGGCTTCATGGGCGACGGCATCAACGACGCGCCGGCCCTGCGCGCCGCCGACGTCGGCATCTCGGTGGATTCAGCGGTGGATATCTCAAAGGAAGCCGCCGACATCATCTTGCTGGAAAAGAGCCTGATGGTGCTGGAGGACGGTGTGATCGAAGGCCGCAAGACCTTCTGCAACATGCTCAAGTACCTGAAAATGACGGCCAGCTCCAACTTCGGCAACGTGTTCTCGGTCTTGGTGGCCAGCGCCTTTCTACCGTTCCTGCCGATGTTGCCGATCCATCTGCTGCTGCAGAACCTGATGTACGACATTTCACAAACGGCGATTCCGTTCGACAACGTCGACGAAGAACTGCTGAAGAAGCCGCAGCAATGGGACGCGGACGGCCTGGGGCGCTTCATGGTGTTCTTCGGTCCGATCAGCTCGCTGTTCGACATCGCGATGTTCGCCATCATGTGGTTCGTGTTCCAGGCCAACGCGCCCGAGCATCAGACGCTGTTCCAGTCCGGCTGGTTCGTGGAAGGCCTGCTGTCGCAGACTCTGATCGTGCACATGATCCGCACGCGCCGGATTCCCTTCCTGCAAAGCCGCGCGGCGTGGCCATTGCTGGCCATGACGGGAATGGTGGTGGTGCTGGGCCTGGCGCTGCCGTTCTCGCCGCTGGCTGAGTATTTCCAGTTGCAGGCCTTGCCATGGGCGTACTTCCCTTGGCTGGTGGGGGTGTTGCTGAGCTATTGCGTGCTGACGCAGTTTCTCAAGGGCATCTGGGTACGCCGCTACGGCTGGCAATAA
- a CDS encoding porin: MKKAFCTALMAGLTLPPALAAAAAVEDIGLQLYGVVDAGVTVTRVSGQGSRASVLNGGLTDSLWGLSGTEDLGGGWRTRVRLESGFDPSSGKSEDDGRLFNYAAWVGVGSDRYGEVRIGRQSTIGQMYGSALEIASWKDMGMGATFKASDNYQFSNMVNVTSADWNGFQIGVGYSFDADDQNRFRTQQNPRAASAGLTFESGPLLVVATWDQLQLADSPAGSGKRPRAVQLGAAVDLDGLKVSLAWSHQKNGYVGLNGGDPDNPGQGLGPAPFVRGGAINAWLLGASVPVGPGAVLVQWSLAQPDWQWDNGMTARKAQVATLGYTYALSARTTLYGFAGYASHYTLDTQFDPAHSHTTRVGAGVSHHF; encoded by the coding sequence ATGAAAAAAGCATTTTGCACCGCCCTGATGGCGGGTCTGACCTTGCCGCCGGCGCTGGCCGCCGCGGCGGCGGTCGAAGACATCGGCCTGCAGTTGTACGGCGTGGTTGACGCCGGCGTGACGGTAACCCGGGTGTCCGGCCAAGGCAGCCGCGCCAGCGTTTTGAATGGAGGACTGACGGATTCGCTGTGGGGCCTGTCTGGCACCGAAGATCTGGGCGGCGGCTGGCGTACCCGCGTTCGCCTGGAAAGCGGCTTCGATCCGTCCAGCGGCAAGTCGGAAGATGATGGCCGCCTGTTCAACTACGCGGCCTGGGTGGGCGTGGGCAGCGACCGCTACGGCGAGGTCCGCATCGGGCGCCAATCCACCATTGGCCAGATGTACGGATCCGCGTTGGAGATCGCCTCGTGGAAGGACATGGGCATGGGCGCCACGTTCAAGGCCTCGGACAACTACCAGTTCAGCAATATGGTGAACGTTACGTCGGCGGACTGGAACGGTTTTCAAATCGGCGTCGGCTATTCCTTTGATGCCGACGACCAGAATCGTTTTCGGACCCAGCAGAACCCGCGCGCCGCCAGCGCCGGCTTAACGTTCGAAAGCGGCCCGCTGCTGGTCGTGGCCACCTGGGACCAATTGCAGCTGGCGGATTCCCCGGCAGGCAGTGGCAAACGGCCCCGTGCCGTGCAATTGGGCGCGGCGGTCGACCTGGATGGGCTCAAGGTCTCGTTGGCCTGGTCGCACCAGAAAAATGGCTACGTGGGCCTGAACGGGGGTGACCCCGACAATCCGGGCCAGGGGCTAGGGCCCGCCCCGTTTGTGCGGGGCGGCGCCATCAATGCCTGGCTGCTGGGCGCCAGCGTGCCCGTCGGCCCCGGCGCCGTGCTGGTGCAGTGGTCGCTGGCGCAACCCGACTGGCAATGGGACAACGGCATGACGGCGCGCAAGGCGCAGGTGGCGACCTTGGGCTATACCTATGCCCTGTCCGCGCGCACGACGCTCTACGGCTTTGCCGGCTATGCGTCCCACTACACGCTGGATACGCAGTTTGACCCCGCCCATTCCCACACCACGCGCGTCGGAGCGGGCGTTTCGCATCACTTCTGA
- a CDS encoding TM2 domain-containing protein — MTQVQASPSLSAAPARRPRGKVAVGLLACLFGWLGAHWWYLGRRYAWAVTLLAAVSLFCAFRYYPVWYDNPAFFLLFIPMIDGFIESAVFSLMSDEKFDRRYNPGQSRPTSTGWGPVLVALLACLVGSVVSMFAIAMVVVYVWVAMGWLDGLVL; from the coding sequence ATGACGCAGGTTCAGGCTTCCCCTTCACTGTCCGCCGCACCCGCCCGACGTCCGCGCGGCAAGGTCGCCGTGGGGCTGCTGGCTTGCCTGTTCGGTTGGCTGGGCGCGCACTGGTGGTATCTGGGTCGCCGTTACGCTTGGGCGGTGACGTTGCTGGCGGCAGTCAGCCTGTTCTGTGCGTTCCGCTATTACCCGGTCTGGTACGACAACCCCGCCTTCTTTCTGTTGTTCATTCCGATGATCGACGGGTTCATTGAAAGCGCGGTGTTTTCGCTGATGTCCGACGAGAAATTCGACCGGCGCTACAACCCCGGGCAGAGCCGGCCCACGTCCACGGGCTGGGGGCCGGTGCTGGTGGCGCTGCTGGCGTGCCTGGTGGGGTCGGTGGTGTCGATGTTCGCCATCGCCATGGTGGTGGTCTACGTCTGGGTGGCCATGGGCTGGCTGGACGGCCTGGTGCTGTAG
- a CDS encoding helix-turn-helix domain-containing protein, giving the protein MSKKDVLEECVRASLERYFEDLGESEPHDMWDMVMRCVERPVLEVALERSGGNQSRASEMLGITRNTLRKKLLAHNIQV; this is encoded by the coding sequence ATGAGCAAGAAAGATGTCCTGGAAGAATGCGTGCGCGCCAGCCTGGAGCGCTATTTCGAAGACTTGGGTGAATCCGAGCCCCACGATATGTGGGACATGGTGATGCGCTGCGTTGAACGCCCGGTGCTTGAAGTGGCGCTGGAGCGATCAGGCGGCAACCAGTCGCGCGCGTCTGAAATGCTGGGCATCACCCGCAACACCCTGCGCAAGAAGTTGCTGGCGCACAATATCCAGGTATAG
- a CDS encoding UbiH/UbiF/VisC/COQ6 family ubiquinone biosynthesis hydroxylase, whose amino-acid sequence MTASAFDIAILGAGPVGRVLALMLARVAPDPARIALLSGTAPAPATPAAVPAADPRVLAMNHGSRVLLESLQAWPERSADIRNIHVSQRGRLGRTVIQHTDFGVPQLGSVVAYSGLHAKLDERVAACGVTVLPGPSAVIERQDADGVHITQGDHTLLCQIAVQSDGAGATDVRRDYGQHAVLTTAHATLPRRGWAWERFTSEGPLALLPHPQTPDAYSVVWCSAPERAQELAGLDNTAFSSALSAAFGDRLGRLSSQAPRHVFPLALAARRAQVHGRVAAIGNAAQTLHPVAGQGLNLGLRDAARLAQTLTGWLARPESSPSSLLTEFAQARHIDRAITAGLTDLMPRVFATGLAPVEHACGLALLGMDLASPLRAPLAQHLLQGFRA is encoded by the coding sequence ATGACTGCATCCGCCTTCGACATTGCGATTCTTGGCGCCGGCCCCGTAGGCCGCGTGCTGGCCCTGATGCTGGCGCGTGTGGCGCCGGACCCGGCGCGCATCGCCCTGCTCTCCGGCACCGCGCCGGCCCCGGCCACCCCCGCCGCCGTGCCTGCCGCGGATCCCCGCGTGCTGGCCATGAACCACGGCAGCCGCGTGTTGCTGGAATCGTTGCAGGCCTGGCCCGAGCGGTCGGCTGATATCCGCAACATCCATGTGTCGCAGCGCGGACGGCTGGGCCGCACTGTCATTCAGCACACGGATTTCGGCGTGCCGCAGTTGGGCAGCGTGGTGGCCTATTCCGGCTTGCACGCCAAGTTGGACGAGCGCGTGGCGGCCTGTGGCGTCACCGTGCTGCCCGGCCCGTCTGCCGTGATCGAACGCCAGGACGCGGACGGCGTGCACATCACGCAAGGCGACCACACCCTGCTGTGCCAGATCGCCGTGCAGTCCGACGGCGCGGGCGCCACCGACGTGCGCCGCGACTATGGCCAGCATGCCGTACTGACGACCGCCCACGCCACGCTGCCACGCCGAGGCTGGGCCTGGGAACGCTTTACTTCCGAAGGCCCGCTGGCCCTGCTGCCTCATCCGCAGACGCCGGACGCCTATTCGGTGGTCTGGTGCAGCGCGCCGGAACGAGCCCAGGAACTGGCCGGGCTGGACAACACGGCGTTTTCGTCGGCGCTGTCCGCCGCCTTTGGCGACCGCCTGGGCCGGCTATCCAGCCAAGCGCCCCGCCACGTTTTTCCGCTGGCGCTGGCCGCCCGCCGCGCCCAGGTGCACGGGCGCGTGGCCGCCATCGGCAACGCCGCCCAGACCCTGCATCCCGTCGCCGGCCAGGGCCTGAACCTGGGCTTGCGCGACGCCGCCCGGTTGGCCCAGACGCTGACCGGCTGGCTGGCCCGGCCCGAATCCAGCCCGTCGTCCCTGTTGACCGAGTTCGCCCAGGCCCGCCACATCGACCGCGCCATCACCGCGGGTCTGACTGATTTGATGCCGCGCGTGTTCGCGACCGGTCTGGCCCCGGTGGAACATGCCTGCGGGCTGGCCTTGCTGGGAATGGATCTGGCTTCGCCGTTGCGCGCCCCGCTGGCCCAGCATCTGCTGCAAGGTTTCCGCGCCTGA